Within the Bradyrhizobium ottawaense genome, the region GCCGCGGAGCCTGTCATCGGGCGCGCGTTCGCGCGACCCGTTGGCGGCTCCTCACCATGAGGGTCACATCACTGCCGCGCGGCCTTCTTGCGCTCCACGGGGTGAATATCGATCGCGCGCAGGCGGCCCATCCGAAGCACATCCATCGCCAGCGTGCGGTCGATGCGGTCGCGGTCGAGCACGCGGATCAGGTCGTCGACACCGTTGATCCCGACGCCGTCGAGTTTGATCACGACGTCGCCGGGCAACGCGCCGGCTCGCGCCGCCGGACTATCCGGCTCGATCTGCGCCAGCAGCGCGCCCATCGTGTTGTCGACGCCGGCCACCACCGCATGCCGCCGCGGGATCGGCGCGGTCTGGCCGGAGACGCCGATATAGGCGCGCCGGACATAGCCGTGGCGGATGATCTCCGACAGCACGAACTGCGCGGTGTTGCTGGCGACCGCGAAACATATCCCCTGCGCGCCGTTGATGATCGCGGTGTTGATGCCGATCACCTCCGACGACGACGACACCAGCGGTCCGCCGGAATTGCCGGGGTTGAGCGCGGCATCGGTTTGGATCACGTCCTCGATGGTCCGGCCGCTCACCGAACGGATCGAACGGCCGAGCGCCGAGACCACGCCGGCGGTCACCGTCGATTCGAAGCCCAAGGGGTTGCCGATCGCGACCACGAGCTGGCCGCGGCGCAGGCTTTTGGAATTGCCGAGCGAGGCATAATGCAGATCGCGGGCGCCATCGGCCCGCAACAGCGCAAGGTCGGTGTCGGGATCGACGCCGAGCACGTGGGCATCGGTGACAAAACCCTCGGT harbors:
- a CDS encoding S1C family serine protease — protein: MLDIASDIADDLQSSGTPESTPVNDQALLDAYSNAVIGVTERVGPAVVRVETGPKVRTGRERGGLGSGIVISPDGLVLTNSHVVGTSKEIRLRDTEGFVTDAHVLGVDPDTDLALLRADGARDLHYASLGNSKSLRRGQLVVAIGNPLGFESTVTAGVVSALGRSIRSVSGRTIEDVIQTDAALNPGNSGGPLVSSSSEVIGINTAIINGAQGICFAVASNTAQFVLSEIIRHGYVRRAYIGVSGQTAPIPRRHAVVAGVDNTMGALLAQIEPDSPAARAGALPGDVVIKLDGVGINGVDDLIRVLDRDRIDRTLAMDVLRMGRLRAIDIHPVERKKAARQ